In the genome of Pseudomonas sp. HS6, one region contains:
- a CDS encoding multidrug efflux RND transporter permease subunit — translation MKQHKGVSTWCIDHPVATILLTIALVLVGVIAFPRLPIAPLPEAEFPTIQVSAQLPGASPDTMASSVATPLEVQFSAIPGMTQMTSSSALGSSLLTLQFTLDKSIDTAAQEVQAAINTAAGKLPKDMPTLPTWKKVNPADSPVLILSVSSTQMPGTELSDLVETLLSRQISQIDGVGQINITGQQRPAIRVQASADKLAAIGLTLADIRLAIQQTSLNLAKGALYGESSISTLSTNDQLFHPEEYSQLIVSYKDGAPVHLKDVAKVVNGSEDAYVQAWAGDQPGVNLVISRQPGANIVETVDRIQAALPGLEAMLPASVQVKVLIDRTQTIRASLHEVEITLLIAILLVVAVMALFLRQLSATMIVSAVLGVSLTASFALMYLLGFSLNNLTLVAIVVAVGFVVDDAIVVVENIHRHLEAGDSMREAAVKGAGEIGFTVVSISFSLVAAFIPLLFMGGVVGRLFKEFALTATSTIMISVVVSLTLAPTLAALFMRKPVHHAHDKPGFSERLLGWYEKGLRRALAHQKLMIAVFGVSVAMAIGGYIFIPKGFFPVQDTGFVLGTTEAAADISYSDMVKKHLAMAEIVAADPAVQAFSHSVGVSGSNQTIANGRFWIALKKRGDRDVSASQFIDRIRPQLMKVPGIVLYLRAGQDINLSSGPSRAQYQYVLKSNDGPTLATWTQKLTEKLRSNPAFRDISNDLQLGGSITHISIDRSAAARFGLTASDVDEALYDAFGQRQINEFQTQVNQYNVILELDTKQRGKAESLNYFYLRSPLSGEMVPLSALARFDAPTIGPLSIAHDGMFPAANLSFNLAPGVALGDAVILLNQAKAEIGMPTAISGNFQGAAQAFQSSLASQPWLILAALVAVYIILGVLYESFVHPLTIISTLPAAGLGAVIMLWICGQDFSIMALIGLVLLIGIVKKNGILMIDFALEAQRHRGLSPQDAIFEACITRFRPIIMTTLAALLGALPLMLGYGTGAELRQPLGIAVVGGLLVSQMLTLFTTPVIYLWLERLFHKPKPSPVAALATTD, via the coding sequence ATGAAGCAGCACAAAGGCGTTTCGACCTGGTGCATCGATCACCCGGTGGCGACGATTTTGCTGACCATCGCGCTGGTGCTGGTCGGGGTGATTGCCTTCCCGCGCCTGCCGATTGCCCCGCTGCCGGAAGCGGAATTTCCGACGATCCAGGTCTCCGCCCAACTGCCCGGCGCCAGCCCGGACACCATGGCCTCGTCCGTGGCCACGCCGCTGGAGGTGCAATTCAGCGCCATTCCCGGCATGACCCAGATGACCTCCAGCAGTGCGCTGGGCTCCAGTCTGCTGACCCTGCAATTCACCCTCGACAAGAGCATCGACACCGCCGCCCAGGAAGTGCAGGCCGCGATCAACACCGCCGCCGGCAAACTGCCGAAAGACATGCCGACCCTGCCGACCTGGAAGAAGGTCAACCCGGCGGACAGCCCGGTGTTGATCCTCAGCGTCAGCTCGACCCAGATGCCCGGCACCGAACTCAGTGACCTGGTGGAAACCCTGCTGTCGCGTCAGATCAGTCAGATCGATGGTGTAGGCCAGATCAACATCACCGGTCAGCAACGTCCGGCGATTCGCGTGCAGGCCTCGGCGGACAAACTGGCGGCCATCGGCCTGACCCTCGCCGACATACGTCTGGCGATCCAGCAGACCAGCCTCAACCTCGCCAAAGGTGCGTTGTACGGCGAGTCGAGCATTTCCACCCTGTCGACCAACGACCAGTTGTTCCACCCCGAGGAATACAGCCAGCTCATTGTTTCCTACAAGGACGGTGCACCGGTTCACCTGAAAGATGTCGCCAAAGTCGTCAACGGTTCGGAAGATGCCTACGTGCAAGCGTGGGCCGGCGATCAACCGGGGGTGAACCTGGTGATCTCCCGCCAACCCGGGGCCAACATCGTCGAGACCGTGGATCGCATTCAAGCCGCCCTGCCCGGCCTCGAAGCCATGCTGCCGGCCTCGGTGCAGGTCAAGGTATTGATCGACCGCACCCAGACCATTCGCGCTTCGCTGCATGAAGTGGAAATCACCCTGCTGATTGCGATCCTGCTGGTGGTGGCGGTAATGGCGCTGTTCCTGCGCCAATTGTCGGCGACGATGATCGTGTCCGCGGTGCTCGGCGTGTCGCTGACCGCCAGTTTCGCCTTGATGTACCTGCTCGGCTTCAGCCTGAACAACCTGACGCTGGTGGCCATCGTGGTGGCGGTCGGGTTCGTCGTCGACGATGCCATCGTGGTGGTGGAGAACATTCACCGTCACCTGGAAGCCGGCGACAGCATGCGCGAAGCGGCGGTCAAGGGCGCCGGCGAGATCGGTTTCACCGTGGTCTCGATCAGTTTCTCGCTGGTGGCCGCGTTCATTCCGCTGCTGTTCATGGGCGGCGTGGTCGGGCGTTTGTTCAAGGAATTCGCCCTGACGGCCACCTCGACCATCATGATTTCCGTGGTGGTGTCGTTGACGTTGGCGCCGACACTGGCGGCGCTGTTCATGCGCAAACCGGTGCACCACGCCCATGACAAACCGGGTTTCAGCGAACGCCTGCTCGGCTGGTACGAAAAAGGCCTGCGCCGCGCCCTCGCCCACCAGAAACTGATGATCGCGGTGTTTGGTGTTTCGGTGGCGATGGCCATTGGCGGTTACATCTTTATCCCCAAAGGCTTCTTTCCGGTGCAGGACACCGGTTTCGTCCTCGGCACCACCGAAGCCGCCGCCGATATTTCCTACAGCGACATGGTGAAAAAGCACTTGGCAATGGCCGAAATCGTCGCCGCCGACCCGGCCGTGCAGGCGTTTTCCCATTCGGTCGGCGTGTCCGGCAGCAACCAGACCATCGCTAACGGCCGCTTCTGGATCGCCCTGAAAAAACGCGGTGATCGCGATGTTTCCGCCAGCCAGTTCATCGACCGCATCCGCCCGCAACTGATGAAAGTCCCCGGCATCGTGCTTTACCTGCGCGCAGGCCAGGACATCAACCTCAGCTCCGGCCCGAGCCGTGCGCAGTATCAATACGTGCTCAAGAGCAACGACGGGCCGACGCTCGCCACCTGGACCCAGAAACTCACCGAAAAACTGCGCAGCAACCCGGCGTTCCGCGACATTTCCAACGACCTGCAACTGGGCGGCAGCATCACCCACATCAGCATCGACCGCAGCGCCGCCGCGCGATTCGGCCTGACGGCGAGTGATGTCGACGAGGCGCTGTACGACGCCTTCGGGCAGCGGCAGATCAACGAGTTCCAGACCCAGGTCAACCAGTACAACGTGATTCTGGAACTGGACACCAAACAGCGCGGCAAGGCTGAAAGCCTCAACTATTTCTACCTGCGCTCGCCACTGAGCGGAGAAATGGTGCCGCTGTCGGCGCTGGCCCGATTCGACGCGCCAACCATCGGCCCGCTGTCCATCGCTCACGACGGCATGTTCCCGGCCGCCAACCTGTCGTTCAACCTGGCGCCCGGCGTGGCGTTGGGCGACGCGGTCATCCTGCTCAATCAGGCCAAGGCCGAGATCGGCATGCCGACCGCAATCAGCGGTAACTTCCAGGGTGCGGCCCAAGCATTCCAGAGTTCGCTGGCCAGCCAGCCATGGCTGATTCTGGCGGCGCTGGTGGCGGTGTACATCATTCTCGGTGTGCTCTATGAAAGCTTTGTCCATCCGCTGACGATCATCTCGACCCTGCCAGCAGCAGGCCTTGGCGCGGTGATCATGCTGTGGATCTGCGGCCAGGACTTTTCGATCATGGCTTTGATCGGGCTGGTGTTGCTGATCGGCATCGTGAAGAAAAACGGCATCCTGATGATCGACTTCGCCCTTGAAGCGCAGCGTCATCGCGGGCTGTCGCCGCAAGACGCGATTTTCGAGGCGTGTATCACGCGGTTCCGGCCGATCATCATGACCACCCTCGCCGCCCTGCTCGGCGCCCTGCCGCTGATGCTCGGCTACGGCACCGGCGCTGAACTGCGCCAGCCGCTGGGGATCGCCGTTGTCGGCGGCCTGCTGGTCAGCCAGATGCTGACGCTGTTCACCACACCGGTCATATACTTGTGGCTTGAGCGGCTGTTCCACAAGCCCAAACCATCGCCCGTCGCGGCGCTGGCAACGACAGACTGA
- a CDS encoding heavy metal response regulator transcription factor, translating into MRVLIIEDEEKTADYLHRGLTEQGYTVDLARDGIEGLHLALESDYAVIVLDVMLPGLDGFGVLRALRARKQTPVIMLTARERVEDRIRGLRDGADDYLGKPFSFLELVARLQALTRRSGGHEPVQVSIADLWIDLISRKATRAGTRLDLTAKEFSLLSVLARRQGEILSKTAIAEMVWDINFDSDANVVEVAIKRLRAKLDGPFDEKLLHTIRGMGYVLESRGVQ; encoded by the coding sequence ATGCGCGTTCTGATTATCGAAGACGAAGAGAAAACCGCGGACTACCTGCACCGCGGCCTGACGGAACAGGGTTACACCGTGGATCTGGCTCGCGACGGCATCGAGGGCCTGCACCTGGCGCTGGAAAGCGACTACGCGGTGATCGTTCTCGACGTGATGCTGCCGGGTCTCGATGGCTTCGGCGTACTGCGCGCATTGCGTGCACGCAAGCAGACGCCGGTGATCATGCTCACCGCCCGCGAACGGGTCGAAGACCGGATCCGTGGTTTGCGCGACGGTGCCGACGATTACCTCGGCAAACCGTTTTCCTTCCTCGAACTGGTGGCGCGCCTGCAAGCGCTGACCCGCCGCAGCGGTGGCCATGAACCGGTGCAGGTGAGCATCGCCGACCTGTGGATCGATCTGATCAGTCGCAAGGCCACCCGCGCCGGCACGCGACTGGATTTGACCGCCAAGGAGTTTTCACTGCTCAGCGTGCTGGCCCGGCGTCAGGGCGAGATCCTGTCGAAAACCGCGATTGCGGAAATGGTCTGGGACATCAATTTCGACAGCGACGCCAACGTCGTCGAGGTTGCGATCAAGCGTCTGCGAGCCAAGCTCGACGGGCCGTTCGACGAGAAACTGCTGCACACCATCCGTGGCATGGGTTATGTGCTGGAGAGCCGTGGTGTCCAGTAA
- a CDS encoding heavy metal sensor histidine kinase → MSSNSIALRLSGMFTLVALLVFLLIGGALYQQVDKGLGLLPEAELDARYSVLESTVGRYGTPEHWVKINSKLKLLGEEDKRISFWISSGDPQYEYGNFTPLIRDFANGPLGMRDLQLPDQPYPLKVLVSQFPAKDQRPPLRFMIGIDTETFHQTQHNLLIALIGLAIVGVLMASALGYWVARIGLKPLIKLSHEAQRLAPPLRAGRLRLSPLPPELEQFVDSFNSTLERVEQAYSRLESFNADVAHELRSPLTNLIGQTQVALTRGRSAEHYFEVLQSNLEELERLRSIINDMLFLASADQGSKATKLTSTSLADEVATTLEYLDFILEDAQVQVRVSGDAQVQIEIAHLRRALINLLSNAVQHTAPGQVIEVQIAVEEHQVSIGVANPGSPIANEHLPRLFERFYRVDASRSNSGNNHGLGLAIVKAIALMHGGDVFVRSDRGMNTFGIHLPV, encoded by the coding sequence GTGTCCAGTAATTCAATCGCCCTGCGCTTGAGCGGGATGTTCACGCTGGTGGCGCTGCTGGTGTTTCTGTTGATCGGCGGTGCGTTGTATCAGCAGGTGGACAAGGGCTTGGGGCTGCTGCCGGAAGCCGAGCTGGACGCACGCTACAGCGTGCTCGAATCCACCGTCGGCCGTTACGGCACGCCCGAGCATTGGGTCAAGATCAACAGCAAACTCAAGCTGCTGGGCGAAGAAGACAAACGCATCAGTTTCTGGATCAGCAGCGGCGATCCGCAGTACGAGTACGGCAATTTCACCCCGCTGATTCGCGACTTCGCCAATGGCCCGCTAGGCATGCGTGACCTGCAATTGCCCGACCAGCCCTACCCGTTGAAAGTGCTGGTCAGCCAGTTCCCGGCCAAGGACCAACGCCCGCCGCTGCGCTTCATGATCGGCATCGACACCGAGACCTTTCACCAGACCCAGCACAATCTGCTGATCGCCTTGATCGGCCTGGCGATTGTCGGCGTGTTGATGGCTTCGGCGCTGGGTTACTGGGTGGCGCGGATCGGCCTCAAGCCGCTGATCAAACTGTCCCATGAAGCTCAAAGACTCGCACCACCGCTCAGAGCTGGACGCTTGCGTTTGTCGCCGCTGCCCCCGGAGCTTGAGCAGTTTGTCGACTCATTCAACTCGACGCTGGAACGGGTTGAACAAGCTTATTCGCGGCTCGAATCCTTCAACGCCGATGTCGCCCATGAACTGCGCTCACCGCTGACCAACCTGATCGGTCAGACCCAGGTCGCCCTGACGCGCGGGCGCTCCGCCGAACATTATTTCGAAGTGCTGCAATCCAATCTTGAAGAGCTGGAACGTCTGCGCTCGATCATCAACGACATGCTGTTTCTGGCCAGCGCCGATCAGGGCAGCAAGGCCACCAAACTGACCTCGACGTCACTCGCCGATGAAGTGGCGACCACCCTCGAATACCTCGACTTCATCCTCGAAGATGCGCAGGTCCAGGTTCGGGTGAGCGGCGACGCGCAGGTGCAGATCGAAATCGCCCATCTGCGCCGGGCCTTGATCAATCTGCTGAGCAATGCGGTGCAGCACACCGCACCGGGTCAGGTGATCGAAGTGCAGATCGCGGTCGAGGAGCATCAAGTCAGCATCGGCGTGGCCAACCCCGGTTCACCGATTGCCAACGAGCATTTGCCCCGACTGTTCGAGCGTTTCTACCGGGTCGATGCGTCGCGCAGTAACAGCGGCAATAACCATGGCCTGGGGCTGGCGATCGTCAAGGCGATTGCGCTGATGCATGGCGGTGATGTGTTCGTGCGCAGTGATCGCGGCATGAACACCTTCGGGATTCATTTGCCGGTCTGA
- a CDS encoding OprD family porin, with protein sequence MRYPVRFTPLFIAIAATIAPAAHAAEPEKEGFVEGSSLNLNARNYYMNRNRLQKADDNIEWGQGFLGKFQSGYTEGTVGFGIDAHAMLGLKLDGGGGTDNSSILPVSDGNGKAPGSFSTAGGTLKMRAFDTELKAGDLFLTNPVIAGGESRMLPQTFRGVSLTNHSFDGWMIEGGQASFTKPYNQSGHKRIGTSYGTLAEHDDSQHLNWAGVAWSGVEGLTSSLYASELKDIWNQYYYDLDYTWALNDLVTLNPGLHFYHTQDTGDALLGNIDNNTYSLHFTVGIGSHSVTAAYQRVNGNTPFDYISQGDSIYLDNSQQYSDFNGPNERSWKLKYAYDFAGVGMPGLTSAVSYSRGTLDLTKVDPDSKGYASWYSAEGRNAKHWERDIDLKYVVQSGQAKDLAVRLQWATNRGGNGYGALDTDTDEYRVIIDYPINVF encoded by the coding sequence GTGCGTTACCCAGTTCGCTTCACTCCGCTGTTCATTGCAATTGCCGCAACGATTGCCCCCGCCGCCCACGCCGCCGAACCCGAAAAAGAAGGTTTCGTCGAAGGCTCGAGCCTCAACCTCAACGCCCGCAACTACTACATGAATCGCAACCGCTTGCAGAAAGCGGACGACAACATCGAGTGGGGCCAGGGTTTCCTCGGCAAATTCCAATCGGGCTACACCGAAGGCACGGTCGGTTTCGGCATCGATGCCCACGCCATGCTCGGTCTCAAACTTGATGGCGGTGGCGGTACAGACAACTCCAGCATCCTGCCGGTCAGCGATGGCAACGGCAAAGCGCCGGGTTCGTTCTCCACCGCGGGCGGCACCTTGAAAATGCGCGCGTTCGATACCGAACTGAAGGCCGGTGACCTGTTCCTCACCAACCCGGTGATCGCCGGCGGTGAAAGCCGCATGCTGCCGCAGACCTTTCGCGGTGTCAGCCTGACCAACCACAGCTTCGACGGCTGGATGATCGAAGGCGGCCAGGCCAGCTTCACCAAACCGTACAACCAGAGCGGTCACAAACGCATCGGCACCTCGTACGGTACACTCGCCGAACACGATGACAGCCAGCACCTGAACTGGGCCGGCGTGGCCTGGAGCGGTGTCGAAGGCCTGACCAGCAGTCTGTATGCTTCCGAGCTGAAGGACATCTGGAACCAGTACTACTACGACCTCGACTACACCTGGGCGCTGAACGATCTGGTGACCCTCAACCCGGGCCTGCACTTCTATCACACGCAGGACACCGGCGACGCGTTGCTGGGCAACATCGACAACAACACCTACAGCCTGCATTTCACCGTCGGCATCGGCAGCCACAGCGTCACCGCCGCGTACCAGCGGGTCAACGGCAACACGCCGTTCGACTACATCAGTCAGGGCGACAGCATCTACCTCGACAACTCCCAGCAGTACTCGGACTTCAACGGCCCGAACGAGCGCTCGTGGAAACTCAAATACGCCTACGACTTCGCAGGCGTCGGCATGCCTGGCCTGACCTCGGCGGTATCGTACTCGCGCGGCACGCTGGACCTGACCAAGGTCGACCCGGACAGCAAGGGCTACGCCTCGTGGTACAGCGCCGAAGGTCGCAACGCCAAGCACTGGGAGCGCGACATCGACCTCAAGTACGTGGTGCAAAGCGGCCAGGCCAAAGACCTGGCGGTACGCCTGCAATGGGCGACCAACCGTGGCGGCAACGGTTACGGTGCACTGGACACTGACACAGATGAATACCGTGTGATCATCGACTACCCGATCAACGTCTTCTAA
- a CDS encoding sensor domain-containing diguanylate cyclase, producing MIASRTPPAAGKTGRPELLLILGSLLSVIAIVCIVTFLLIREHANAQESATRSATTIAQLIDADVLRTVELYDLTLQGLIAAAQRDDLKNVSPQIRHLALFDRSTTARFKGDILLLDKHGEVIADSSRVEPLPGNFADRDYFLAHAFNRDTGMFISRPFKPRCDCDDANQWRISFSRRISSDTGEFLGVAVASMKLDYFDQLFNSLDIGVDSTLNIINNDGILLAQKPYLQSDSIGKSFANRPNVVRILRDRSGNGSFNSISSMDYQQRLYTYSQVGNLPLRVIVALSSEEVFGAWKRTAILISGATGVLCLGLLWLTWLLARELRLRQRAEHELAQLAATDALTGVANRRMLDQALRHEWFRAQRSGKALSVLMVDADHFKAFNDRHGHQAGDQALRELAKVITANVRRPADLVARYGGEEFSVILAETDSVGAQQIAEHVRAAVEQLPRLEGDEMPMTVSIGISTWTAASEISLEQLMFAADKALYQAKEGGRNRVVVA from the coding sequence ATGATCGCGAGCCGTACCCCACCCGCTGCGGGCAAGACCGGACGCCCCGAGTTGCTGTTGATCCTCGGCAGTCTGCTGAGCGTCATCGCGATTGTGTGCATCGTCACTTTTCTGCTGATTCGTGAGCACGCCAATGCTCAGGAATCGGCCACGCGCAGTGCCACCACCATCGCCCAACTGATCGATGCCGATGTGCTGCGCACCGTCGAACTGTATGACCTGACCCTGCAAGGCCTGATCGCCGCCGCCCAGCGCGACGACCTGAAAAACGTGTCGCCGCAGATCCGCCACCTGGCGCTGTTCGACCGCTCGACGACGGCGCGTTTCAAGGGTGACATCCTGCTGCTCGACAAACATGGGGAGGTCATCGCCGATTCCTCGCGGGTCGAACCGCTGCCGGGCAATTTCGCCGACCGCGACTACTTTCTCGCCCACGCTTTCAACCGCGACACCGGCATGTTCATCAGCCGCCCTTTCAAGCCACGCTGCGACTGCGACGACGCCAACCAGTGGCGCATCAGTTTCAGTCGGCGGATTTCCTCGGACACCGGTGAATTCCTGGGCGTCGCGGTGGCGTCGATGAAGCTCGATTACTTCGACCAGTTGTTCAACAGCCTCGACATCGGTGTCGACAGCACGCTGAACATCATCAACAACGACGGCATCCTGCTGGCCCAGAAGCCCTATCTGCAAAGCGATTCGATCGGCAAGAGTTTCGCCAACCGGCCCAATGTGGTGCGAATCCTGCGCGACCGCAGCGGCAATGGCAGTTTCAACAGCATCTCGAGCATGGATTATCAACAACGGCTGTACACCTACTCCCAGGTGGGCAATCTGCCGCTGAGGGTGATCGTGGCGCTATCAAGTGAGGAAGTGTTCGGGGCGTGGAAACGCACGGCCATTCTGATCAGTGGCGCCACCGGGGTGCTCTGCCTCGGCCTGTTGTGGCTGACCTGGCTGCTGGCCCGAGAGTTGCGTCTGCGGCAACGGGCCGAACATGAACTGGCGCAACTGGCGGCCACCGATGCCCTGACCGGCGTCGCCAACCGGCGGATGCTTGATCAAGCGCTGCGACACGAATGGTTTCGTGCCCAGCGCTCGGGCAAGGCGTTGTCGGTGCTGATGGTCGATGCCGATCACTTCAAGGCATTCAACGACCGGCATGGCCATCAGGCCGGGGATCAGGCACTGCGCGAACTGGCCAAGGTGATTACCGCCAATGTGCGGCGCCCGGCGGATCTGGTGGCGCGTTATGGCGGTGAAGAGTTCTCGGTGATCCTGGCCGAAACCGACAGCGTCGGCGCGCAACAGATTGCCGAGCATGTGCGGGCAGCGGTGGAACAGTTGCCGCGTCTGGAGGGGGATGAAATGCCGATGACGGTGAGCATCGGTATCAGCACCTGGACGGCGGCCAGCGAAATCAGTCTGGAACAGCTGATGTTTGCAGCGGACAAGGCGCTGTACCAGGCCAAGGAAGGTGGGCGGAATCGAGTCGTCGTGGCTTGA
- the lpxC gene encoding UDP-3-O-acyl-N-acetylglucosamine deacetylase gives MIKQRTLKNIIRATGVGLHSGEKVYLTLKPAPVDTGIVFCRADLDPVVQIPARAENVGETTMSTTLINGDVKVDTVEHLLSAMAGLGIDNAYVELSASEVPIMDGSAGPFVFLIQSAGLEEQDAAKKFIRILREVTVEDGDKRATFVPFEGFKVSFEIDFDHPVFRDRTQSASVDFSSTSFVKEVSRARTFGFMSDIEYLRKHNLALGGSVENAIVVDADGVLNEDGLRYEDEFVKHKILDAIGDLYLLGNSLIGEFKGFKSGHALNNQLLRKLIEQTDAWEVVTFEDASTAPISYMRPVAAV, from the coding sequence ATGATTAAACAACGCACACTGAAAAATATTATCCGTGCCACAGGTGTAGGCCTGCACTCTGGGGAGAAGGTCTACCTGACCCTCAAGCCTGCGCCTGTCGACACTGGCATTGTGTTTTGTCGCGCTGACCTCGACCCTGTGGTGCAGATTCCTGCCCGCGCGGAAAACGTCGGTGAAACCACTATGTCGACGACGCTGATTAACGGCGACGTCAAAGTGGACACGGTAGAGCACTTGCTCTCGGCCATGGCTGGCCTGGGCATCGATAACGCCTACGTCGAGCTCTCCGCGTCCGAAGTCCCGATCATGGACGGTAGCGCAGGACCTTTCGTATTCCTGATTCAATCGGCAGGCCTGGAAGAACAGGACGCCGCCAAGAAATTCATCCGCATCCTGCGTGAAGTGACAGTGGAAGACGGCGACAAGCGCGCCACTTTCGTTCCTTTCGAAGGGTTCAAGGTGAGCTTCGAGATCGATTTCGATCACCCGGTTTTCCGGGACCGCACCCAAAGTGCAAGCGTGGATTTTTCCAGCACTTCGTTCGTAAAAGAAGTCAGCCGCGCCCGTACTTTCGGTTTCATGAGTGACATCGAGTACCTGCGCAAGCACAACCTCGCACTCGGCGGCAGCGTTGAAAACGCGATCGTGGTCGATGCCGATGGCGTACTGAACGAAGACGGTCTTCGCTATGAAGACGAATTCGTGAAGCACAAGATCCTCGATGCAATTGGCGACTTGTACCTGCTGGGCAATAGCCTGATTGGTGAGTTCAAGGGCTTCAAGTCCGGCCACGCACTGAACAACCAGCTGCTGCGCAAGTTGATTGAGCAGACAGATGCCTGGGAAGTCGTGACGTTCGAAGACGCCAGCACCGCACCAATCTCTTACATGCGCCCGGTTGCGGCGGTGTAA
- the ftsZ gene encoding cell division protein FtsZ codes for MFELVDNIPASPVIKVIGVGGGGGNAVNHMVKSNIEGVEFICANTDAQALKNIGARTILQLGTGVTKGLGAGANPEVGRQAALEDRERIAEVLAGTNMVFITTGMGGGTGTGAAPIIAEVAKEMGILTVAVVTRPFPFEGRKRMQIADEGIRMLSESVDSLITIPNEKLLTILGKDASLLSAFAKADDVLAGAVRGISDIIKRPGMINVDFADVRTVMSEMGMAMMGTGCASGPNRAREATEAAIRNPLLEDVNLQGARGILVNITAGPDLSLGEYSDVGSIIEAFASEHAMVKVGTVIDPDMRDELHVTVVATGLGAKIEKPVKVIDNTVHTSMAAAQVQQPAPARQEAPAVNYRDLDRPTVMRNQAQAGAATAAKMNPQDDLDYLDIPAFLRRQAD; via the coding sequence ATGTTCGAACTCGTAGACAACATCCCCGCAAGCCCGGTAATCAAAGTTATCGGTGTTGGCGGTGGCGGCGGCAACGCTGTCAACCACATGGTCAAGAGCAACATCGAAGGCGTCGAGTTCATCTGCGCCAACACCGATGCTCAAGCGCTGAAAAACATCGGCGCGCGCACCATTCTGCAACTGGGCACTGGCGTGACCAAAGGCCTTGGCGCCGGCGCCAACCCGGAAGTCGGCCGTCAGGCTGCGCTGGAAGATCGCGAGCGCATCGCTGAAGTGCTGGCCGGCACCAATATGGTGTTCATTACCACTGGCATGGGCGGCGGTACCGGTACCGGTGCTGCGCCGATCATCGCCGAAGTGGCCAAGGAAATGGGCATCCTGACCGTTGCTGTCGTAACGCGTCCGTTCCCGTTCGAAGGCCGCAAGCGTATGCAGATCGCCGACGAAGGCATCCGCATGCTCTCCGAAAGCGTCGACTCGTTGATCACCATCCCTAACGAGAAGCTGCTGACCATCCTCGGTAAAGACGCAAGCCTGCTGTCGGCTTTCGCCAAGGCTGACGATGTACTGGCCGGTGCCGTTCGCGGTATCTCCGACATCATCAAGCGTCCGGGCATGATCAACGTCGACTTCGCCGACGTGCGTACCGTGATGAGCGAAATGGGCATGGCAATGATGGGCACTGGCTGCGCCAGCGGTCCGAACCGTGCACGTGAAGCAACCGAAGCGGCCATCCGCAACCCGCTGCTGGAAGACGTGAACCTGCAAGGTGCACGCGGCATCCTGGTGAACATCACCGCCGGTCCTGACCTGTCCCTGGGTGAGTACTCCGACGTGGGTTCGATCATCGAAGCCTTCGCCTCCGAGCACGCAATGGTCAAGGTCGGTACTGTTATCGATCCGGACATGCGCGACGAACTGCACGTCACCGTGGTTGCCACCGGTCTGGGCGCGAAAATCGAGAAGCCTGTGAAGGTCATCGACAACACCGTTCACACCTCCATGGCTGCCGCTCAGGTGCAACAACCGGCTCCCGCTCGTCAGGAAGCGCCAGCGGTGAACTACCGTGACCTGGACCGTCCGACCGTCATGCGCAACCAGGCTCAGGCCGGTGCTGCGACTGCCGCGAAGATGAATCCGCAAGATGACCTGGACTACCTGGACATCCCGGCTTTCCTGCGTCGTCAGGCTGATTGA